A portion of the Calliphora vicina chromosome 5, idCalVici1.1, whole genome shotgun sequence genome contains these proteins:
- the TER94 gene encoding transitional endoplasmic reticulum ATPase TER94, whose translation MADSKGEDLATAILKRKDRPNRLIVDEATNDDNSVVSLSQAKMDELQLFRGDTVILKGKRRKETVCIVLSDDACPDEKIRMNRVVRNNLCVHLSDVVSIHPCPDVKYGKRVRILPIDDTTEGVTGNLFEIYLKPYFLEAYRPIHMGDNFIVRAAMRPIEFKVVLTDPEPYCIVAPETVIFCDGDPIKREEEEESLNAVGYDDIGGCRKQLAQIKEMVELPLRHPSLFKAIGVKPPRGILMYGPPGTGKTLIARAVANETGAFFFLINGPEIMSKLAGESESNLRKAFEEAEKNSPAIIFIDEIDAIAPKRDKTHGEVERRIVSQLLTLMDGMKKSSHLIVMAATNRPNSIDPALRRFGRFDREIDIGIPDATGRLEVLRIHTKNMKLADDVDLEQIAAETHGHVGADLASLCSEAALQQIREKMDLIDLEDDKIDAEVLASLAVTMENFRYAMTKSSPSALRETVVEVPNTTWGDIGGLENVKKELQELVQYPVEHPDKFLKFGMQPSRGVLFYGPPGCGKTLLAKAIANECQANFISVKGPELLTMWFGESEANVRDIFDKARSAAPCVLFFDELDSIAKARGGNVGDAGGAADRVINQILTEMDGMGAKKNVFIIGATNRPDIIDPAILRPGRLDQLIYIPLPDDKSREAILKANLRKSPLAKDVDLTYIAKVTQGFSGADLTEICQRACKLAIRQAIEAEIKREKERAENQNSAMDMDEEDPVPEITRAHFEEAMRFARRSVSDNDIRKYEMFAQTLQQSRGFGQNFRFPGQSSNQQGSGPNAPANPPGDNGDDDLYS comes from the exons ATGGCCGATTCAAAAGG TGAAGATTTGGCTACAGCTATTCTTAAACGTAAAGATCGTCCCAATCGTTTGATTGTCGATGAAGCCACCAATGACGACAACTCCGTGGTGTCATTATCACAG gcAAAAATGGACGAATTGCAATTATTCCGTGGTGATACCGTGATATTAAAAGGTAAACGTCGCAAGGAAACTGTTTGTATTGTCCTTTCCGATGATGCATGTCCCGATGAGAAGATTCGCATGAATCGTGTTGTTCGTAATAATCTATGTGTTCATCTATCCGATGTTGTTTCTATTCATCCCTGTCCGGATGTTAAGTACGGCAAACGCGTTCGTATTTTACCAATTGATGATACCACCGAAGGTGTTACCGGTAATTTATTCGAGATTTATTTAAAACCTTACTTCTTGGAAGCTTATAGACCCATCCATATGGGTGATAATTTCATTGTACGCGCCGCTATGCGTCCTATTGAGTTTAAGGTTGTCCTGACAGATCCTGAACCCTACTGTATTGTTGCACCAGAAACTGTTATCTTCTGTGATGGCGATCCAATTAAGAGAGAG GAAGAGGAAGAATCTCTAAATGCCGTCGGTTATGACGATATTGGTGGATGTCGCAAACAATTGgctcaaattaaagaaatggtTGAATTGCCGCTACGTCATCCATCACTCTTCAAGGCAATTGGTGTTAAGCCACCACGCGGTATTCTTATGTACGGTCCCCCTGGTACTGGTAAGACCTTGATTGCTCGTGCAGTCGCCAATGAGACTGGTGCATTCTTCTTCCTAATTAATGGTCCTGAAATTATGTCCAAATTGGCCGGTGAATCTGAATCGAATTTGCGCAAGGCTTTTGAAGAGGCCGAAAAGAATTCTCCAGCTATTATATTCATTGATGAAATCGATGCTATCGCACCAAAGCGTGACAAGACTCATGGTGAAGTGGAACGTCGTATTGTTTCGCAATTGCTCACTCTTATGGACGGCATGAAGAAGAGCTCTCATCTGATTGTTATGGCTGCCACTAACAGACCCAATTCCATTGATCCAGCTCTGCGTCGTTTTGGACGCTTCGATCGTGAAATCGATATTGGTATTCCTGATGCTACTGGACGTTTGGAGGTGTTGCGCATTCACACCAAGAATATGAAGTTGGCCGATGATGTTGACTTGGAACAAATTGCAGCTGAAACTCATGGTCATGTAGGTGCTGATTTGGCTTCGTTGTGCTCGGAAGCTGCTTTGCAACAAATCCGTGAAAAGATGGACTTGATTGATTTGGAAGACGATAAAATCGATGCCGAAGTATTGGCTTCGTTGGCTGTAACTATGGAGAACTTCCGTTATGCCATGACCAAATCAAGCCCTTCGGCATTGCGCGAAACCGTGGTTGAAGTACCCAATACCACTTGGGGCGATATTGGTGGTTTGGAGAATGTGAAGAAGGAATTGCAGGAATTGGTTCAGTATCCAGTGGAGCATCCAGATAAGTTCTTGAAGTTCGGCATGCAACCCAGTCGTGGTGTATTGTTCTATGGTCCGCCTGGTTGCGGTAAAACTCTTTTGGCCAAGGCTATTGCAAACGAATGCCAAGCTAACTTCATTTCCGTCAAGGGTCCCGAACTGTTGACCATGTGGTTTGGTGAGTCCGAAGCTAATGTCCGTGACATTTTCGACAAGGCACGCTCGGCTGCGCCTTGTGTGCTCTTCTTCGATGAGTTGGATTCGATTGCCAAGGCTCGTGGTGGAAATGTCGGTGATGCTGGTGGTGCTGCTGATCGTGTCATCAATCAGATTCTTACTGAAATGGACGGCATGGGTGCCAAGAAGAATGTCTTTATTATCGGTGCCACCAATCGTCCCGACATTATTGATCCAGCAATCTTGCGTCCCGGACGTTTGGATCAACTTATCTATATTCCACTTCCCGACGACAAGTCTCGTGAAGCTATTCTCAAAGCCAATTTGAGAAAGTCCCCTCTGGCCAAGGATGTTGATCTTACTTATATTGCCAAGGTGACACAAGGTTTCTCAGGTGCTGATTTGACTGAAATATGTCAACGTGCTTGTAAATTGGCCATTCGTCAGGCTATTGAAGCTGAGATTAAACGTGAAAAAGAGAGAGCTGAAAACCAAAACTCAGCCATGGAC ATGGACGAAGAAGATCCAGTACCAGAAATTACTCGTGCCCATTTCGAGGAGGCCATGAGATTTGCACGTCGTTCAGTATCTGATAATGACATCAGGAAATATGAAATGTTTGCCCAAACATTACAACAATCTCGTGGTTTTGGACAAAACTTTAG gtTCCCCGGTCAATCCAGCAATCAACAGGGTTCTGGACCAAATGCACCTGCGAATCCACCAGGCGACAATGGCGATGATGATCTATACAGTtag